The region TGATCACGCTGCTCTGCAATTCATAGAGGCCAATCAGCAGGACGATCATGGTGATGAACAAGGCAGCGCCCTGGATCATCTGTTGCCAGGTTTGCTTATGTTCGCTCTGGCGCTGCAGCAGGTTGACGAACTGGTTGAGCTGTTCGATGAAGGGCAGGGCGTTGGCCTGGAATGCCATGGCATCACCGCGTTCCAGTGCCGGATTCAAGGTGTCGCGCCAGTACGCCTGCAGTTGTTGATAGCTGGCGTCCACGGCCTTATTGCTGCCGTCTTCCAGCACGGCTTTCAGGGTCTGGCTATTGAGACGCTGTTGCAAGCTTTGGCTGACGTGGGCGATTTCGTCGGCGTTGGCGCCGGAGGCCAGTTTCCAGCTCAGGCGGTATGTCTCCATGCGCACCGAGCCTGCGGTATTGATCGCCGCCGCATCGCCCTGGCTGAACCAGGCGATCAGACCGGCGCTCAACGAGCTCGCCAGCGCCAGCACCGCGATCAGGATAACGGCGAGACCGGCTCGGGCGGGCAACGAGCTACGCAGCCAACGGATCATGTCCGCAGGCCGACGAAAAAATGATGGAAAACACGCATGCAGGGCTCCGTTGTTATGACTGCCGATGTTTCTGCAGCCCGTCCCTGGCGTTCTACCTCTAAAGAGTTCTTATCCTTCGACCCGGCCCGAATCCATCGGCTAAAAACGCCAAAACACTGATAAACAAAGGGTTTTGAGGTTTTTACTGTCTACCTCGTTGGAGGTAGATGGGTAAAGCATAGCCCTGATTCGCTTTTGGGTTCGTTGATCCGTATCAAGTTTTTACCGGGTCCGCCTCTCTAGTCTGCCGCCATTGCTTTTAAACGGGAGACGCAACATGAACCCACCGCGTGTAAAACAAGGCCTGGTTTTAGGCATGAGCACGCTGGCCTTCACCGTCTGTTTCATGGTCTGGATGATGTTTGCCGTGCTGGGCGTGCCGATCAAGGAACTGCTCCAGCTCAATGAGACCCAGTTTGGTCTGTTAGCCGCTACTCCCGTATTGACTGGTTCACTGGTGCGCTTGCCATTGGGGATTCTGACCGACCGTTTTGGCGGTCGCATCGTGTTCTTCCTGCTGATGTTGTCCTGTGTATTGCCGCTGTACTTGATCAGCCACGCCACAGCCTATTGGCAGTTTCTGGTACTGGGGCTGTTTGTCGGCCTTGCCGGTGGCTCCTTCTCGGTGGGTATCGCTTACGTCGCCAAATGGTTCGAAAAGGAAAACCAGGGTTTCGCCATGGGCGTGTTCGGTGCCGGTAACGCCGGCTCGGCGCTGACCAAGTTCCTCGCTCCTGCGTTGATTGCAGCCGGTAGCTGGCAACTGGTACCGAAAGTCTTCAGCGCCATCCTGTTCATTACCGCGCTGTTGTTCTGGTTCCTTACCTCTGACAACAAAGCGCACCGCAGTGCCAACGGCGCGACCCTCGGCGAGCAACTCAAGTCGCTGAAAGATCCTGCAGTGTGGCGCTACTGCCAGTACTACTCGATTGTCTTCGGCGGCTATGTAGCGCTGGCACTGTGGATGACCAAGTACTACGTCGAGGAATACGGTTTCACCCTGCAAAGTGCGGCCCTGCTGGCTGCCTGCTTCTCACTGCCAGGTGGCGTGCTGCGTGCGGTCGGCGGCTGGATGTCGGATCGCTGGGGCGCTCAGAGCGTGACTTGGTGGGTGCTGTGGGTCAGCTGGATCTGCCTGTTCCTGCTTTCCTACCCACAGACTCAATTGCAAGTGCAGACCCTCAACGGCCCGCTGGATTTCCATATCGGCCTGAATCCGGTGCTGTTCACTGTACTGCTGTTCATTATCGGCATTGCCTTCGCCTTCGGCAAAGCCTCGGTATTCAAGTACATCGCCAATGACTACCCGCAGAACATGGGTGCGGTATCGGGCATCGTCGGTCTCGCCGGCGGCCTGGGTGGCTTTGTCCTGCCCATCATGTTTGGCGCCCTGGTCGATCTGACCGGCGTGCGCTCCTCGGCTTTCATGCTGCTGTACGGCGTGGTCTGGGTGTCGCTGATCTGGATGTACTTCAGCGAAATCCGCAAACGCCCGCTGCTCGGTAAACAGCCGCAGACGACTTCGAATTCGTTTTCAAGCATTGCCCAAGGAGAAGACCATGTCGGTTCTTAAGAAGCCTGACTCAGGCCCGGTCATACATGACTGGCGCCCTGAAGACCCCGCATTCTGGGGGCGTAGCGGCAAAAAGACTGCAACCCGCAACCTGTGGATTTCCATTCCCGCGCTGCTGTTGGCCTTTGCCGTATGGATGGTCTGGAGCACGGTGATCGTGCGCCTCAACGCCATCGGCTTCACCTTCACCACTGACCAGTTGTTCTGGTTGGCAGCCTTGCCGGGCCTGTCTGGCGCAACCTTGCGGGTGTTCTACTCGTTCATGGTGCCGATTTTCGGCGGCCGTCGCTGGACTGCAATCAGTACCGCTTCGTTGCTGGTACCAACTTTGTGGATGGGCTTTGCTGTACAGGACCCAAGCACCCCTTACAGCGTGTTCGTGATCATCGCCTTGCTGTGTGGGTTCGGTGGCGGCAACTTCGCCTCGAGCATGTCCAACATCAGCTTCTTCTATCCAAAGTCGCAGCAGGGCACTGCCCTGGGGCTTAACGCCGGCCTGGGCAACCTGGGTGTCTCGGTCATGCAGTTCGCCGTGCCCATGGTGATTACCTTCGGCGTGTTCGGTGTGCTCGGCGGCCAACCGCAGGTACTCGCCGATGGCACTCAATTGTGGCTGCAGAACGCGGGCTTCCTGTGGGTGCCGTTCATTGTCGCGGTGACGCTGCTGGCCTGGTTCTGCATGAATGATCTGTCCAGCGCCAAAGCCTCGTTCAGCGAGCAGGCGGTGATTTTCAAGCGCAAGCACAACTGGCTGATGTGCTGGCTGTACCTGGCCACCTTTGGCTCGTTCATTGGCTTCTCTGCCGCCTTCCCGATGCTGATCAAAACCTCGTTCCCGGAAGTCAACGCCTTGGCTTTCGCGTTCCTTGGCCCGCTGGTTGGCGCCCTGGTGCGTCCGCTGGGTGGCTGGTTGGCGGACAAGCTTGGCGGCGCGCGGGTCACCCTGTGGAACTTCGTGCTGATGATCGTGATGGTCTTTGGCGTGCTGCACTTCATTCCGCAACCGGGTGTTGCCGGCAACTTCTACGGCTTCCTGGGCATGTTCATGCTGCTGTTCTTCACCACCGGCATTGGCAACGGTTCGACCTTCCGCATGATCCCGGTGATCTTCCGCACCCAGCATGAAAAAGCCGCTGCCGGCAAAGGCGCCAAGGCGCACGAACAGGCATTGAAAGACGCGGGCAAGGAATCGGCTGCGGTGCTCGGTTTCAGCTCGGCGATCGGCGCCTTCGGTGCCTTCTTTATTCCCAAGACCTTCGGCTCGTCGATGGCCATGACCGGTAGCCCGGCGATGGCGTTCTACATGTTCGTCGGTTTTTACCTGAGTTGCATTGTCGTGACCTGGTGGTGGTACGCCCGCAAAGGCGCCGCAACCCCCTGCTGACACGATCTGAATTCAACCTTTGCGTGGGTGGGGCATAGACCCCACAGCAAGCCTGAGAGGAAAGCATCATGAGCCATCTGCTCGATCAACTGCGGTTCTTCAACCGCAAGCAAGGCGAGTTCTCCGAAGGTCACGGAGAAACTCGCAAAGAGTCGCGCGACTGGGAGAACGTCTACCGTTCGCGTTGGCAGTACGACAAGATCGTGCGCTCCACCCATGGGGTGAACTGCACCGGCTCCTGCTCGTGGAAGATCTACGTGAAAAACGGCCTGATCACCTGGGAAACCCAGCAGACCGACTACCCGCGCACCCGTAACGATCTGCCCAACCACGAACCACGCGGCTGCCCACGGGGTGCCAGCTACAGCTGGTACATCTACAGTGCCAACCGTCTGAAATACCCGAAAATCCGCAAGCCTCTGCTCAAACTGTGGCGCGAAGCGCGTCAGAGCATGGCACCGGTCGAGGCCTGGGCGAGCATCGTCGAGAACAAGGCCAAGGCTGATTCGTACAAGAGCAAGCGCGGCATGGGTGGTTTTATCCGCTCCAGCTGGGACGAAGTCACCGAGATCATCGCTGCCGCCAACGTTTACACCGTCAAGCAGTACGGCCCTGACCGGGTAGTGGGCTTCTCGCCGATCCCGGCGATGTCGATGGTCAGCTACGCTGCCGGCGCGCGCTACCTGTCGCTGATCGGCGGCACCTGCCTGAGCTTCTATGACTGGTACTGCGACCTGCCTCCAGCATCACCGATGGTCTGGGGCGAGCAGACCGACGTGCCGGAATCGGCCGACTGGTACAACTCCAACTACATCATCGCCTGGGGCTCCAACGTTCCGCAGACCCGTACCCCGGATGCGCACTTCTTCACCGAAGTTCGCTACAAGGGCACCAAGACTGTGGCAATCACTCCCGACTACTCGGAGGTGGCCAAGCTCACCGACCTGTGGCTGAACCCGAAACAGGGTACCGATGCGGCCCTGGCCCAAGCGTTCAACCACGTCATTTTCAAAGAGTTCCACCTCGACAAGCCAAGCGCCTACTTCACTGAGTACGCCAAGCGCTACACCGACTTGCCAGTACTGGTGCTGCTCAAGCCGATGCTTGGCACCGCACCGGGCGCGGGCTACCAGCCTGACCGCTTCCTGCGCGCCTCGGACCTGGCTGACAATCTGGGCCAGGACAACAACCCCGAGTGGAAAACCATCGCGCAGAATGCTGACGGTGAGCTGGTTTCACCGCAAGGCTCGATCGGCTATCGCTGGGGCGAGCAGGGCAAGTGGAACATTCTGGCCCGTGAAGGCGGCGCCGGCCGCGAAATCGACCTGACCCTGAGCCTGATCGGTGGCGACGTCGCCGAAGTAGCGTTCCCGTACTTCGCCGGTGAATCCCATGAGCACTTCCAGCATGTGGCCGGTGATGCCGTGCAGTACCGCCGTGTACCGGTGCGCAGCCTGACCCTGGCTGATGGCAGCCAGGTCAAGGTAGCCACTGTGTTCGACCTGTCGGCGGCTAACCTGGCAATCGACCGTGGCCTGGGTGGCGCCAACGTTGCGCGTGACTACGACGACGCCAATGTACCGGGCACTCCCGCCTGGCAAGAGCAGATCACTGGCGTGAGCCGTGAGAAAGCTATCCAGATTGCGCGCGAATTTGCCGACAACGCCGACAAGACCCGTGGACGCTCGATGATCATCGTCGGTGCGGCGATGAACCACTGGTACCACATGGACATGAACTACCGCGGGCTGATCAACATGCTCATGCTCTGCGGTTGTGTCGGTCAGACCGGTGGTGGCTGGGCTCACTATGTAGGCCAGGAAAAACTGCGCCCACAATGCGGTTGGCTGCCATTGGCCTTTGGCCTGGACTGGAGCCGTCCGCCTCGGCAGATGAACGGCACCAGCTTCTTCTATGCCCACAGCTCGCAGTGGCGCCATGAAAAAATGAACATGCACGACGTGCTCTCGCCCCTGGCTGACAAGAGCCAGTTCCCCGAGCATGCGCTGGACTACAACATCCGCGCCGAACGTGCCGGCTGGCTGCCTAGCTCGCCACAGTTCAATACCAACCCGCTGAAAATCGCTCGCGACGCGGCCGCCGCCGGCATGACGCCCAAGGACTATGTAGTCAAGGGCTGGCAGGACGGTAGCGTGCGCTTTGCCTGCGAACAGCCGGACAACCCGGTCAACTTCCCGCGCAACATGTTCGTCTGGCGTTCCAACCTGCTGGGTTCGTCCGGCAAGGGCCACGAGTACATGCTCAAGTACCTGCTGGGTACTCGCAACGGTGTGATGAACGAAGACATCGGCCAGGTCGGCGACTGCAAGCCGATGGAAGCCGAATGGGTCGACGATGGTGCCATCGGCAAGCTCGACCTGGTGACTACCCTGGACTTCCGCATGTCCTCCACTTGCGTGTATTCCGACATCGTTCTGCCGACCGCTACCTGGTACGAGAAGGACGACATGAACACCTCGGACATGCACCCCTTCATTCACCCGCTGTCGGCCGCCATTGATCCGGCGTGGGAATCACGTTCGGACTGGGAGATCTACAAAGGTATCGCCAAAGCCTTCTCGCGTATGGCCGAAGGGCATCTGGGCATTGAGCAGGACGTGGTCAGCGTACCGCTGATGCACGACAGTGTTGGCGAGCTGGCCCAGCCGTTCGGTGGCACTGACTGGAAAACCGCCGGTGTTGCACCTGAGCCGGGCAAGAACGCGCCGAACCTGCAAGTGGTCGAGCGCAACTACCCGAACATCTACAAACAGTTCACCTCCCTTGGTCCACTGCTGGACAAGCTTGGCAACGGTGGTAAAGGCATCAACTGGGAAACCCAGGAAGAAGTCGATTTCCTCGGCGAACTGAACTACCGCGAGAAAGAAGAAGGTATCAGCCAGGGTCGGCCGAAAATCGATACAGCAATCGATGCTGCTGAAGTCATTCTTTCGTTGGCGCCGGAAACCAACGGTCATGTGGCGGTCAAGGCCTGGGCAGCATTGTCCGAGTTCACCGGTATCGACCACAGCCACCTGGCGTTGCCAAAGGCTCACGAGGCCATCCGCTTCCGCGACATCCAGGCGCAGCCACGCAAGATCATCTCCAGCCCGACCTGGTCGGGTCTTGAAGACGAACATGTCAGCTACAACGCCGGCTACACCAACGTTCACGAGAACATCCCATGGCGCACCATCACCGGCCGCCAGCAGTTCTATCAGGACCACCCATGGATGCAGGCCTTCGGCGAGCAGTTGATGAGCTACCGTCCGCCGGTCAACACCCGCACCATCGCCGGTGTGAAGGGCAAGCGCAGCAACGGTGAAACCGAGATCGTTCTGAACTGGATCACTCCGCACCAGAAGTGGGGCATCCACAGTACGTACACCGACAACCTGCTGATGCTCACCCTGAGCCGCGGTGGCCCGATTATCTGGCTCTCGGAGATCGACGCCAAACGCGCCGGTATCGAAGACAACGACTGGGTCGAATGCTTCAACGTCAACGGTGCGTTGACCGCCCGTGCGGTGGTCAGCCAGCGGGTCAAGGAAGGCATGGTGATGATGTACCACGCCCAGGAACGGATCGTGAACGTCCCCGGTTCGGAAACCACCAAGACCCGCGGCGGCCACCACAACTCGGTTACCCGTGTGGTGCTCAAGCCCACCCATATGATCGGCGGCTATGCCCAGCAGGCCTATGGGTTCAACTACTACGGCACGGTCGGTTGCAACCGCGATGAATTCGTCGTGGTGCGCAAAATGGCCAAGGTCGATTGGCTCGATGGTTCGCGTGGCGATGAGCTGCCACGTCCTCTGCCAACCGATATTGAATAAGGAGTGCTGTCATGAAGATTCGTTCACAAGTTGGCATGGTCCTGAACCTGGACAAATGCATTGGCTGCCACACCTGTTCAATCACCTGCAAAAACGTCTGGACTAGCCGTGAAGGCATGGAATACGCATGGTTCAACAACGTTGAGACCAAGCCAGGTATCGGCTACCCCAAAGAGTGGGAAAACCAGGATAAATGGAAGGGCGGCTGGGTACGCAACAGCAACGGCTCGATCTCGCCGCGTATTGGCGGCAAGTTCCGCGTGCTGGCGAACATTTTTGCCAACCCGGACCTGCCTGGGCTTGACGACTACTACGAGCCGTTCGACTTCGACTACCAGCACCTGCACACCGCACCGCTGGGCGATCACCAACCTACCGCGCGGCCACGCTCGGTGGTGTCTGGCAAGCGTATGGAAAAAATCGAATGGGGCCCGAACTGGGAAGAAATTCTCGGTACCGAGTTTGCCAAGCGCCGCAAGGACAAGAACTTCGACAAGATCCAGGCGGACATCTACGGAGAGTACGAAAACACCTTCATGATGTACCTGCCGCGTCTGTGCGAGCACTGCTTGAACCCGGCCTGTGCAGCATCGTGCCCGAGCGGTGCGATCTACAAGCGTGAGGAAGATGGCATTGTCTTGATCGACCAGGAAAAATGCCGTGGCTGGCGGATGTGCATCAGCGGCTGCCCGTACAAGAAGATCTACTTCAACTGGAAAAGTGGCAAATCCGAGAAGTGCATTTTCTGCTACCCACGTATCGAAGCCGGGATGCCGACGGTTTGCGCCGAAACCTGCGTTGGCCGTATTCGCTACCTGGGTGTGCTGTTGTACGACGCCGACCGCATCAGCGAAGTGGCCAGCACGGCCAACGAGCATGACCTGTACGAAAAACAGCTGGAGATTTTCCTCGACCCCAACGACCCGGCAGTCATTCGCCAGGCCCTGAAGGATGGCGTGCCGCAATCGGTGATCGACGCTGCACAGCGCTCGCCAGTTTACAAAATGGCGGTTGACTGGAAGCTGGCCTTGCCACTGCACCCTGAGTACCGCACGCTGCCGATGGTGTGGTACGTACCGCCACTGTCGCCAATTCAGAACGCCGCAGCCGCTGGCACCGTGGGCATGAACGGGGTTATCCCGGATGTCGACAGCCTGCGTATTCCACTGCGCTACCTGGCCAACCTGCTCACCGCCGGTGACGAGAAGCCGGTGAAACGTGCCCTCAAGCGTTTGCTGGCCATGCGTGCCTACAAGCGTTCCGAGCAGGTTGAAGGTGTGCAGGACCTGCAAGTGCTCAAAGACGTTGGCTTGAGCGTGAATCAGGTCGAGGAAATGTACCGCTACCTGGCCATCGCCAACTACGAAGACCGCTATGTAGTACCTAGCGCTCACCGTGAAGAAGCAATGAGCGATGCGTTTGCCGAGCGTTCCGGTTGTGGCTTCAGCTTCGGCAGTGGTTGCAGTGGTAGCTCCGACACCAACATGTTCGGTGCCAAGAAAGCCAACCGCCGCGACATCCTCAAAACCGTGCAGTTGTGGGAGGACTGAGTATGCGCATTCTTAAAGTGATTTCGTTGCTGCTCGATTATCCAACCGAAAGTCTGGTGGCCGGGCGCGATGAGCTGGAACTGGCCATTCATCAGTCGCGGGAAATCAGCCCGAACCAGCGCGGCGCGCTGTTCGAACTGCTCGAACTGATCTGTAACAACGACCTGATGGATGGCCAGGAGCACTACGGCGCACTGTTCGGTCGTGGTCGCTCGCTGTCACTGTTGTTGTTCGAGCACGTGCATGGCGAATCGCGCGACCGTGGCCAGGCCATGGTCGACATGCTCGCCCAGTATGAAGACGCCGGCTTTGCCATCGGCGTCAAGGAGCTGCCGGACTACATTCCGCTGTACCTGGAATACCTCTCGACCCGCGACGACCTGGAGGCCCGCGAGGGCCTCGCAGATATCGCCCATCTGCTGGCGCTGCTCGCTGCACGCCTGGAAGAGCGCGAGAGCGGATATGCCAGTTGCTTCCGTGCGCTGCTGCAAATCGCCGGTTCCGAGCCGCATCAAGCGGTGGCTGATCTGCGCGAACAAGTAGCGGCCGAGCAGCGTGATGACTCACTCGAAGCCCTGGACAAAATCTGGGAAGAAGAGGCAGTGGACTTCCTCAAGGCCGAGCAGCAGGAGCGCTGCAGCTCGCTGCCAAGCGCCCCTGGCAAGGCACGGGAGGAAAGTGCGGTACCGCTGCATTGGGTCGATTTTCAGCAACAAGGGCAGGCCAGCGCGCCGGCCGGGGAGGTAAACAATGTCTAAATGGAATCTGTTGGCGTTCGGGGTCTATCCCTATGTAGCACTGGCTATCTGCCTGCTGGGCAGTTGGGCGCGTTTCGACCTGTCCCAGTACACCTGGAAGGCCAGCTCGAGCCAGATGTTGTCGAGCAGTGGCATGCGTGCGGCCAGCAACCTTTTCCATGTCGGTGTGCTGTTTGTACTGGCGGGGCACTTTGTGGGCCTGTTGACCCCGGCGTCGGTCTATCACCATGTGATCAGCACTGAGAACAAGCAACTGCTGGCAATGGTCTCCGGCGGCTTTTTCGGCCTGCTGTGCCTGATCGGCCTGATCATGCTGATTCACCGTCGCCTGACCAACCCACGGGTTCGCGCCACTTCAAACACCTCGGACATCCTGATCCTGGTGGTGTTGCTGGCGCAGTTGGTGCTTGGCCTGCTGACCATTGTTGCTTCGACCGGCCACATGGACGGCTCGGTAATGGTGATGCTGGCGGATTGGGCACAGAACACCGTGATGTTGCGTCCAGTGGAAGCGGCAGCAGCCATTGCCCCGGTCAGCCTGGTGTACAAGCTGCATGTGTTCCTGGGCCTGACCCTGTTCGTACTGTTCCCCTTCACCCGTCTGGTGCACATCGTCAGCGCACCGATCTGGTACCTGGGACGTCGTTATCAAATCGTTCGGCAGAAAATCTGAGGAGACAGTCATGTCAAGCGGATGTGGATGTGGCGGCGGTAGTGGCGGTGGCGGTGGTTGTGCCTCTTCATCGGTGCAAGAACCGGTGCCGAGCGTGGAGCCGGTGGTGGTTGAGGCCGAGGCCCCGGCCCAACTGATCGCCAGCAGCGAGCAGGAATGGCCGATCATCAGCGTCAATGAGGTGCCGATCAGTGCCCAGGCTATGGCCCAG is a window of Pseudomonas sp. DG56-2 DNA encoding:
- a CDS encoding nitrate/nitrite transporter, producing the protein MNPPRVKQGLVLGMSTLAFTVCFMVWMMFAVLGVPIKELLQLNETQFGLLAATPVLTGSLVRLPLGILTDRFGGRIVFFLLMLSCVLPLYLISHATAYWQFLVLGLFVGLAGGSFSVGIAYVAKWFEKENQGFAMGVFGAGNAGSALTKFLAPALIAAGSWQLVPKVFSAILFITALLFWFLTSDNKAHRSANGATLGEQLKSLKDPAVWRYCQYYSIVFGGYVALALWMTKYYVEEYGFTLQSAALLAACFSLPGGVLRAVGGWMSDRWGAQSVTWWVLWVSWICLFLLSYPQTQLQVQTLNGPLDFHIGLNPVLFTVLLFIIGIAFAFGKASVFKYIANDYPQNMGAVSGIVGLAGGLGGFVLPIMFGALVDLTGVRSSAFMLLYGVVWVSLIWMYFSEIRKRPLLGKQPQTTSNSFSSIAQGEDHVGS
- a CDS encoding NarK family nitrate/nitrite MFS transporter, translated to MSVLKKPDSGPVIHDWRPEDPAFWGRSGKKTATRNLWISIPALLLAFAVWMVWSTVIVRLNAIGFTFTTDQLFWLAALPGLSGATLRVFYSFMVPIFGGRRWTAISTASLLVPTLWMGFAVQDPSTPYSVFVIIALLCGFGGGNFASSMSNISFFYPKSQQGTALGLNAGLGNLGVSVMQFAVPMVITFGVFGVLGGQPQVLADGTQLWLQNAGFLWVPFIVAVTLLAWFCMNDLSSAKASFSEQAVIFKRKHNWLMCWLYLATFGSFIGFSAAFPMLIKTSFPEVNALAFAFLGPLVGALVRPLGGWLADKLGGARVTLWNFVLMIVMVFGVLHFIPQPGVAGNFYGFLGMFMLLFFTTGIGNGSTFRMIPVIFRTQHEKAAAGKGAKAHEQALKDAGKESAAVLGFSSAIGAFGAFFIPKTFGSSMAMTGSPAMAFYMFVGFYLSCIVVTWWWYARKGAATPC
- a CDS encoding nitrate reductase subunit alpha, with the translated sequence MSHLLDQLRFFNRKQGEFSEGHGETRKESRDWENVYRSRWQYDKIVRSTHGVNCTGSCSWKIYVKNGLITWETQQTDYPRTRNDLPNHEPRGCPRGASYSWYIYSANRLKYPKIRKPLLKLWREARQSMAPVEAWASIVENKAKADSYKSKRGMGGFIRSSWDEVTEIIAAANVYTVKQYGPDRVVGFSPIPAMSMVSYAAGARYLSLIGGTCLSFYDWYCDLPPASPMVWGEQTDVPESADWYNSNYIIAWGSNVPQTRTPDAHFFTEVRYKGTKTVAITPDYSEVAKLTDLWLNPKQGTDAALAQAFNHVIFKEFHLDKPSAYFTEYAKRYTDLPVLVLLKPMLGTAPGAGYQPDRFLRASDLADNLGQDNNPEWKTIAQNADGELVSPQGSIGYRWGEQGKWNILAREGGAGREIDLTLSLIGGDVAEVAFPYFAGESHEHFQHVAGDAVQYRRVPVRSLTLADGSQVKVATVFDLSAANLAIDRGLGGANVARDYDDANVPGTPAWQEQITGVSREKAIQIAREFADNADKTRGRSMIIVGAAMNHWYHMDMNYRGLINMLMLCGCVGQTGGGWAHYVGQEKLRPQCGWLPLAFGLDWSRPPRQMNGTSFFYAHSSQWRHEKMNMHDVLSPLADKSQFPEHALDYNIRAERAGWLPSSPQFNTNPLKIARDAAAAGMTPKDYVVKGWQDGSVRFACEQPDNPVNFPRNMFVWRSNLLGSSGKGHEYMLKYLLGTRNGVMNEDIGQVGDCKPMEAEWVDDGAIGKLDLVTTLDFRMSSTCVYSDIVLPTATWYEKDDMNTSDMHPFIHPLSAAIDPAWESRSDWEIYKGIAKAFSRMAEGHLGIEQDVVSVPLMHDSVGELAQPFGGTDWKTAGVAPEPGKNAPNLQVVERNYPNIYKQFTSLGPLLDKLGNGGKGINWETQEEVDFLGELNYREKEEGISQGRPKIDTAIDAAEVILSLAPETNGHVAVKAWAALSEFTGIDHSHLALPKAHEAIRFRDIQAQPRKIISSPTWSGLEDEHVSYNAGYTNVHENIPWRTITGRQQFYQDHPWMQAFGEQLMSYRPPVNTRTIAGVKGKRSNGETEIVLNWITPHQKWGIHSTYTDNLLMLTLSRGGPIIWLSEIDAKRAGIEDNDWVECFNVNGALTARAVVSQRVKEGMVMMYHAQERIVNVPGSETTKTRGGHHNSVTRVVLKPTHMIGGYAQQAYGFNYYGTVGCNRDEFVVVRKMAKVDWLDGSRGDELPRPLPTDIE
- the narH gene encoding nitrate reductase subunit beta encodes the protein MKIRSQVGMVLNLDKCIGCHTCSITCKNVWTSREGMEYAWFNNVETKPGIGYPKEWENQDKWKGGWVRNSNGSISPRIGGKFRVLANIFANPDLPGLDDYYEPFDFDYQHLHTAPLGDHQPTARPRSVVSGKRMEKIEWGPNWEEILGTEFAKRRKDKNFDKIQADIYGEYENTFMMYLPRLCEHCLNPACAASCPSGAIYKREEDGIVLIDQEKCRGWRMCISGCPYKKIYFNWKSGKSEKCIFCYPRIEAGMPTVCAETCVGRIRYLGVLLYDADRISEVASTANEHDLYEKQLEIFLDPNDPAVIRQALKDGVPQSVIDAAQRSPVYKMAVDWKLALPLHPEYRTLPMVWYVPPLSPIQNAAAAGTVGMNGVIPDVDSLRIPLRYLANLLTAGDEKPVKRALKRLLAMRAYKRSEQVEGVQDLQVLKDVGLSVNQVEEMYRYLAIANYEDRYVVPSAHREEAMSDAFAERSGCGFSFGSGCSGSSDTNMFGAKKANRRDILKTVQLWED
- the narJ gene encoding nitrate reductase molybdenum cofactor assembly chaperone, which gives rise to MRILKVISLLLDYPTESLVAGRDELELAIHQSREISPNQRGALFELLELICNNDLMDGQEHYGALFGRGRSLSLLLFEHVHGESRDRGQAMVDMLAQYEDAGFAIGVKELPDYIPLYLEYLSTRDDLEAREGLADIAHLLALLAARLEERESGYASCFRALLQIAGSEPHQAVADLREQVAAEQRDDSLEALDKIWEEEAVDFLKAEQQERCSSLPSAPGKAREESAVPLHWVDFQQQGQASAPAGEVNNV
- the narI gene encoding respiratory nitrate reductase subunit gamma, producing MSKWNLLAFGVYPYVALAICLLGSWARFDLSQYTWKASSSQMLSSSGMRAASNLFHVGVLFVLAGHFVGLLTPASVYHHVISTENKQLLAMVSGGFFGLLCLIGLIMLIHRRLTNPRVRATSNTSDILILVVLLAQLVLGLLTIVASTGHMDGSVMVMLADWAQNTVMLRPVEAAAAIAPVSLVYKLHVFLGLTLFVLFPFTRLVHIVSAPIWYLGRRYQIVRQKI